gcgggggatcgaaccgcggtcctccctaccaagttcagcgccaatcaccactgaaccaactaacgattggtgcCCACATTTGATAGTAACGttatggactaaattgataGTAAGTGGTTAAATATAGAGACAAAGCGGTAGTAAGTGGTTAAAATATAGGAACCTAATTGATCCTAACTGGTTAAATAGAGGAACCAACTTGTTAGTTGATGGTTTAATAGAGTCGgagattttttgaaatatttatagtCTCATGGACCTATTTGAGAGCGCCCGACAAAATGATGGACTAATTTGGTGGTTTACTCATTATATTATGGGCATGTTTGGATTTACTTATTTGAGGTTATTTACTGCCATAAGCTCTtatttgggagaacttatgaaaacaatataagacattattttcataagcatTACAGGATTGTTTATGAAAAGAGCTTATAGTTTACATCAAAATAGTTTTACTTTATTTTagctttttataaaaatagcttatgataagcgtttatgctataagcgcttaattaatctgtttatccaaacagggtcTATATGTATGTTATTTACAAGAAACATttgtaatttcaattttcaactcaTGCTGATTGGCTTAGTAAACAGAAGCATAGTTGTATATAATTCAAGTGGGTTTGGATTTGTAGTTTCAAGTAGCTAATACGGAGATTTTGATTTGTGCTTCCAGCCCTTGACTGAATTTATAGGTAGAAAGTGCAAGCGATGTGGATTTTACGAGGAAGACAGAATTCTTTCTGATGATGTATTTGATGAGTGGGAGCTGTGTCCTTCTGATTTTGCCGCCCCTGATGGCAAATATCTCCGCTTCAGCGAAAAAGAATTTAATGCTACCTTTCTGTGTCCCGAATGCTTACTTTTTACTACCAATGGTAAGTGTCTCGCAACCTTTTTCCTTTGAAATTTCTTTACTGCTATTGTGATATTTGTCCTTGCAGACTACTTTGCTTTGTTGACAATTATTAAGTTGATAAAAAGATATTAATTTCAAATTTGGTTACTGATTCTTCCCATATCTAGTATTGCTATGATACTTACATTTTGGTGcatttatttcaaaatattgaaGATAACATTAATTATCTATTGAATAGGAGTTTCTCTCCAAAGGACACTTGTGTGGATATTTAAATTAAGTATAGCAAATAATTTAGCTAAGATTCTAAAAGAGAAGATATATCAGGAAACTTTCCCATTTAATCAACTGGAAGGTGGATTGTTTATAGTATTGTTATCAAAACCGCAATAGAATCGTGAAATCCCacaattttgtgattttgttcACCCTAAACAATCTGAATCTGAGTGGAATCCTAAATCAAAGCAAAATTCAAGTAAAATCACACAGAATCGCAATTACCCAGTAAAACCGTGCGATCTGTATGGATTCTAccaattttggtatttttttttttgtttgtgatttTTGAATGGGTAAAAGGTGACCCAGTTTGAGGTTTTGACCCtgtttattaaaataaacagCAAAACTTTGAGACTTGATTGTTTTATGTTGGATTTAAGATTTCAAACTTTGAGTAGTTGCactttataatatatatctAATGTTATATGAGTAGAATCCTTCAATTTTGGTTGCGATTTTGCGATCTTGCTTTCCCCTTTCGATTCTACAAAATTAATTGAGTAGAATCCATCGATTTTGGTTGCTATCTTAGTATCCTATTTCAATTTAAAGCAAACTCGCGATTCTGACAACCTACTGTCTAGATTGAAGAGAAGGTACATTAGCTCAGGTATCATtgggtgggatgggtagctcaactggttaagctagttgagttaagggttaaggagttggaggtcCAGGGCTCAAGTCATGGCAAGGagaaaactaacataacattgtaatatatactaacaactaacaatttgtcattcaaaaaaaaaaaaaaaaacctcaggTATCATTCCACCTTTTGGGATAAGGCTTGATCTTATCACCTTACGTCTGAAAgccttttttcttttcaatgatgatttattttatcCTCGTGGATCTGAAAATTACCTGGCCATGCCTGTGTTTGTTCCACTTTTACATCTGAACAAACCTCCAAATAATTTTTCTGTTGTATGCTTACATCTATACGCCGATACTTGGTAATCTTTGATAATTGAAATTTTATGTTTTGCATAATATTAACTGAGTTCATATGTGTGTGCAGTTACTGTCTCTGCACCTGAGGGGAATCACAAAGAAAAGGGAATGCATACAGGAGTCATCATTTTGCTAACCGTTTTGGTCTCAACTGTAGTGATCGTGGTAGCAATTGGTGCATATAAGTATTGGCAAAAGAGGAAGAGAGAGCAGGATCAAGCTAGATTTCTGAAGTTATTTGAAGACGGTGATGACCTTGAAGATGAGCTTGGTCTTGGCACAATAATATGATAGGTGAACAAATTCCCTCCTGTACAGTAGGTTTTCCTCACAATTTTGTTTCTGAAAATATATTCTGGTTTGGAGTGCAACTTTGACGAGAAGAGATTGTTCATAGTTGTCAATGTGGACAGCAATAATCTTACTGTTTATATATTGACATGTACAGACTACACATATTTTATAGTATGGATATGGCTATTTGATAATTTATCTGACAGAATTCCCCAAACAATCAAGTAAAAATGCTTCCATTTTTCAAATGAGATTAAAGAGTACATCAAGTGCACCTCTAACCAGTGGAATGATGGCCCAGATGCTGGTCAGGGGTTGTGCATGTTTGACGGAAATCGATTTTTGTTGCTGTAATGGTCTTAACAGTTGATAAAAATAAGATGATTGAAACCGACCGCAGGCAATCCTGTTCAGCACATATGTTGTTAATCTCTGATaagattttttgaaaacttataAATCTTTATGCAGTAGTCacgtttatattttatgtagtaaaaattctaaatttataCTAAAAGTTTAGCTTATAATTTTgagtaaaacaaaaatcatctAATAAACTTCAACTGTTTCTATTTTTCATCAAACAAATATCAATCATTTGATCACAAACCAACCATGTTTATATAGCTCCACAATCTAACACTCTTATCAGATAATATggattcttttttttatatatatattattcaaattTTGTTTGGTTGGAATTGGAAGTGAATGAATGGGAGGGGTGGGGAGGACTAGATTATCTAAACTTGATCCGTAAATTTTGCGCTCATAACGTATGCGCAATGCGCTCACACCTACTTgattttctctcaattttatatttcaaattaccATTTACTACTATTTCTTCCTCACGTTCCATTCCCCAACATTTTTCATTGGAATGTGTAATTTATGGTAAATAAGTGAAAACATAGTGTGTTAGGTATCATTTTCTAGcaataaatttgatatatttagtttttttttttttgacagtttttGATATATTTAGTGTTATGGCAAGAATGTGTATAATCTATAGCCTGTGATAATTTTAAAGAGCACTGATAAATACAACGAAATCTAAGAATGCTGATGAGTTTAATTATTAGTGGGGGTCAAAGAAACCGTTTTATTTTGACGGAAATCATGAATGATGGTTGTTAAATAGAGAAtgactatttaaaaaataaaaaaggattcATGTTATCTACAATTTAAATAGataatgactttttaaaaagaGATGGTTGTTGAATAGAGAATGACTTTGTTAAATCATGGATGATGGTTGTTAAATAGAGAATGACTATTTCATGTTATctacaatttaaatagagaatgactttttaaaaaaaaaaattgtatttttgttaaagatccattttttattttcaaacagGCCTCCGAATACTCGGGACCGACCCTGATAGATGGTGATCAACAATGTGACAATATGAGGAATATTGACATCACACTCTCAAACACAATCTCTTAAACAAGGAAAGGGATCCTCTTGGTGTGAtatttagggtatgtttggatgACAAAAGAAAGTGGGAGGAAAgaaagtgaaaggaaagaaagtgtaagaagagaaagagagtgGAAAGTGAAGTGATTGTTTAGTTGTTTGGTATAGGAGAAAGTTGAAggaaataaaactaaaaagtaagaaaaaaaaaagatatatatttacTCAATGACAAAAATAACCCTTACAatctttgatttttatttatttatttatttactagttaactttaattaaattttaattgaagTTCTTTATATTTCAGTAAATAAAATTGAACAGTGTATGCCTCTTAAAACTTTATTTCCTTCCCTTTCTTAGTGTTATCAAATAATGGATCTATTCACCTACTTTCTTTCTCTCCTCTTATCTTTCCTCTAAAGCGAACAATGTTAATGAAGAGAGTAAAGTGTGCATGTGGCCattcaacattttttattaacttACCTtggcaaaaatgaaaaaacatataGCTGGGATTTATATGGTTCAATGTTCATTTGTTCACCAGATGAAGAAACCAAGTGAGAGGTTGAAAATTTTCATGAAGTGGTGCAATGAATGAGAATGTATTAGTTAGAGTGGGTCAGAAAcagtattttcattttcattttacaTTTCTCAATCTGCACTCTCTGCATACACAGTCCTTTCTTATCTCAGTTCCTATCTCTTAAACAGTCTCTTAATAAATACTataaaacatatctcagtctccANNNNNNNNNNNNNNNNNNNNNNNNNNNNNNNNNNNNNNNNNNNNNNNNNNNNNNNNNNNNNNNNNNNNNNNNNNNNNNNNNNNNNNNNNNNNNNNNNNNNNNNNNNNNNNNNNNNNNNNNNNNNNNNNNNNNNNNNNNNNNNNNNNNNNNNNNNNNNNNNNNNNNNNNNNNNNNNNNNNNNNNNNNNNNNNNNNNNNNNNNNNNNNNNNNNNNNNNNNNNNNNNNNNNNNNNNNNNNNNNNNNNNNNNNNNNNNNNNNNNNNNNNNNNNNNNNNNNNNNNNNNNNNNNNNNNNNNNNNNNNNNNNNNNNNNNNNNNNNNNNNNNNNNNNNNNNNNNNNNNNNNNNNNNNNNNNNNNNNNNNNNNNNNNNNNNNNNNNNNNNNNNNNNNNNNNNNNNNNNNNNNNNNNNNNNNNNNNNNNNNNNNNNNNNNNNNNNNNNNNNNNNNNNNNNNNNNNNNNNNNNNNNNNNNNNNNNNNNNNNNNNNNNNNNNNNNNNNNNNNNNNNNNNNNNNNNNNNNNNNNNNNNNNNNNNNNNNNNNNNNNNNNNNNNNNNNNNNNNNNNNNNNNNNNNNNNNNNNNNNNNNNNNNNNNNNNNNNNNNNNNNNNNNNNNNNNNNNNNNNNNNNNNNNNNNNNNNNNNNNNNNNNNNNNNNNNNNNNNNNNNNNNNNNNNNNNNNNNNNNNNNNNNNNNNNNNNNNNNNNNNNNNNNNNNNNNNNNNNNNNNNNNNNNNNNNNNNNNNNNNNNNNNNNNNNNNNNNNNNNNNNNNNNNNNNNNNNNNNNNNNNNNNNNNNNNNNNNNNNNNNNNNNNNNNNNNNNNNNNNNNNNNNNNNNNNNNNNNNNNNNNNNNNNNNNNNNNNNNNNNNNNNNNNNNNNNNNNNNNNNNNNNNNNNNNNNNNNNNNNNNNNNNNNNNNNNNNNNNNNNNNNNNNNNNNNNNNNNNNNNNNNNNNNNNNNNNNNNNNNNNNNNNNNNNNNNNNNNNNNNNNNNNNNNNNNNNNNNNNNAATATCAAATTTTGTAAACAAAATGGAATGATATTCAGATTTTCATGTCCTCACACATCACCTCAAAATGGAAAAGCCGAGCGAAAAATTCGTACTATTAATAATATCATTCGCACTCTCCTAGCTCATGCGTCAATGCCACCTTCTTTTTGGCATCATGCACTTCAAATGGCTACTTATCTCTTAAACATCCTACCCAACAAGAAACTAGCTCTTCAAACACCAACCACAATTCTTTACCAAAAATCTCCATCCTACTCTCATCTTAAAGTGTTTGGTTGTCTATGTTTTCCCCTCATCCCTTCCACTACTAGAAATAAACTTCAAGCAAGATCAACACCGTGTGTATTTTTAGGATATCCATCTAATCATAGAGGTTATAAATGTTTTGAGTTGTCAAGTCGTAAAATCATAATTTCTAGGCACGTCATATTTGACGAAAACATTTTTCCTTTCTCAAATTCCAATACTCCCGAGTCCTCATGCTACAATTTTTTGGATACAAGTGATACACCATTTccttatcatttttttcaacCTACATCAACCCTTTCTACAAATAAACCAAACTCCCACAACCAACCTCACACCACCACGACAACATCACTCACCACACCATATCCCATCACCACAAGTACACACCAACCAACATTACCTCAAACTCCACAAATACAAACTTCTCCTCCACAAGTAACCATTACACCTAACACGTCCCCACCCCATCAAATAACTACAACTAATCCTCCTTTAGCCAACCCTCCACTCTCTCCACAAATGACAACCCGAGCACAACACGGTATCTTTAAGCCCCGTCAACTATTTAATCTCCACACCTCTAGTTCAAATCAAATTTCTCCTTTACCCACCAATCCTCTTAATGCATTACATGATCCTAATTGGAAAATGGCCATGAAAGATGAATATGAtgctcttattgaaaataagacGTGGGATTTAGTGCCACGTCCTTCTAATGCTAACATTATTCGAAGTTTATGGATTTTCAGGCATAAGAAGAAAGCTGACGGTTCCTTTGAGAGGTACAAGGCTCGGTTAGTCGGTAACGGTTCCAATCAACAGACTGGTGTCGATTGTGGTGAAACTTTTAGTCCGGTAGTTAAACCTGCAACTATAAGGACAGTTCTAAGTATTGCTATTTCAAAATCATGGTGTTTGCATCAATTAGATGTCAAAAATGCCTTCTTACATGGGAATCTTAATGAAACTGTGTACATGTATCAGCCTCCCGGCTTTCGCGATCCTCAACATCCTGATTATGTGTGTTTGCTGAAGAAGTCTCTCTATGGTCTCAAACAGGCGCCTCGTGCTTGGTACCAACGCTTCACTGACTTTGTTGCTACCTTGGGTTTCTCTCATAGTGTATGTGATCACTCCTTATTCATCTACCACCATGGAGATGACACTGCCTATATTCTTCTCTATGTGGACGATATCATTCTCACCACATCATCTGACACTCTTCGCCAGTCTATCATGTCTAAGTTGAGTTCCGAATTTGCTATGAAAGATTTGGGACCTCTCAGCTACTTCCTTGGTATCTCAGTTACAAGACACTCCGAGGGTATGTTTCTTTCTCAACAAAAATATGCCGAAGAAATTATTGAGAGAGCTGCCATGTCCTCTTGCAAACCAGTTTCTACTCCAGTAGATACAAAAGCGAAACTTAGTGGAACATCTGGCAACCCGTATCATGATCCCTCTGAATATAGAAGTCTTGCTGGCGCATTGCAATATCTTACTTTCACAAGACCGGATATCTCTTATGCCGTTCAGCAGATATGCCTTTTTATGCACGATCCAAAAACGCAACACATGACTGCCTTGAAGCGAATCATTAGATACATTAAAGGAACAAGCACTCACGGCTTACATCTCTCTCCATCCTCAATTGAAAAACTCACTGCATATACTGATGCTGACTGGGGAGGATGTCCAGACACTCGCAGGTCTACGTCCGGCTATTGTGTTTATCTTGGAGATAATTTAGTTTCATGGTCTGCTAAACGACAACCGACTCTTTCTCGTTCTAGTGCAGAAGCAGAATATCGTGGTGTTGCCAATGTTGTATCTGAATCTTGTTGGCTTCGAAATTTACTATTAGAACTTCAGTGTCCTGTCACGAAAGCCACTCTAGTCTACTGTGATAATGTCAGTGCTGTCTACTTATCCGGTAATCCCATCCAGCACCAACGCACAAAACACATTGAGATGGATATTCATTTTGTGCGTGAAAAGGTTGCTCGTGGTCAGATTCGTGTACTGCATGTTCCGTCACGCTACCAaatagctgacatttttacaaagggcCTTCCGCTACAGCTGTTCGATGACTTCAGAGATAGTCTCAACATTCGTCAACCTCCAGTTTCGACTACGGGGGTGTATTAGAATAAGAAATATTAGTAGTCATCATTTATCTTTATTAGCCTTTATTCTTAGTCATCATTTATCTTTATTAGCCTTTAGTAATAtatttatgtaaattaaatagGCTTTGATTGTATAGAATCAAGCTGATACAACACGTCTGTATATATACATGTTTTTCATATATGAAAAGGCAGGCAATTATAAAGGCAATTATATATTCTATTCTATTACCTAGATTGAAAGGTGGGTTATACAACTTGCGCAGATGATGAAAAGTTGTTCCGTAATTTAATGGtggacaaatttttttgtttttgttcaatCTCTTGATCGTTAGTTTATTCAGTgccaaaacagttttaaaaataaatacaataactAAAATTGTCATGTCTGATTTCTTAGTATTTTTTAGCATATGAAGCTCTATAATTTTTCTAGAAAATTGCATAATGACATTTCCCTTGGACCACACATGGACGCAAAGTCCTTATCCACGTGAAGCTTCCCTATGTCGTATGACTCGTATCTCTTTGTGTAGCTCAACATGTTGGGGCATGGTTAGTCCTAAATATAAAGTGTGTTGAAGTCATTTAATGTGGGGTTCTGATATCACTGATCGAGCCATGCCTATATGATAAGGTTATGAAAAACTGAGGGTTAGTAGCAATGGTTATGATCTCACTGATTGATCATGTATTAATGTGATGAATGAAAAATAgcttctaacaaaaaaaaatcacatacaAATTTTGGAAGTGGGTGCATATATTAGATTCGTCTTTGGTAAGTTACAAGAGATACTAGTAACTGTTAATAATTTGACTACACAataaagacaaataaaaaaaagatacaaattAGAGAGCTTAAAAAGTTCTCCACTACACTTTTTGCttccaaaattcaaatttttcagAAAGCAGATGTACAAAATAGACTagaattttgataatattttgacTTTGTATGGAGATTaaatctttcattttaatagtgttttgactttaatttaaaatataattagatgattaaaaatatatttaataatccTATAAAATACTACTTACATTGCATATGCATGACAAAGTTGTTTCGGAAACTCTTTGAATATTTAGTCTAATATAAAAAGTCTCTTTAaagtaggcatggcaatgggtacccgcgggtacggtttttaccttccccattccccatacccgaatcattgataaatactcgttccccgcccattacccgacggggatgaaaaattgaacccaatccccgtccaaaatgggttcgggtatcgttcgggtatccccgaaccttgccctgccctgctgaaccttacccgaacccaaaattttcccGAACACCGACATACATACagtacaaaaaatttcaaataataaagtacaaaccaaaatttcaatgcattaaacatacaaatgaaattatattccaaaatatcaaaccaaaattatcaaaaccataaaatagtaccggtacaaaccaatattccaaaataccGTCAAAACAACCACATAACCAAGAATGTTCTACATCATTGTTCActgaaattgctaaaaaaaacaaataactaagaaccattgttcattaaaaatcctaactcaagtagataaattatatgatctgtgacattataaataaataggggtaatatagtaattttatataaacgggcgggttcggggacgggttcggggtgggtaccaatatctccgttacccgccccatccccatgttttgaaatcggggaaaacccaaacccgaacccaaacccagtcaaatcggtttttccccgtcaaactcggggtgggttcgggcgggtacccgcgggtacggattctgttgccatgcctactttaaagtataaatttttttaatactttaaaataatttacCATTAATTatcatgtcatcttattcttataaattaaaggTCAAGACAAGTATCAaccattttttcatataaaataataataaggagATGAGAGTATAATTAAGATAAAGATAGAGAGATACAGAGAAAAATAATCcactatattttcataaaaacaaaaaatatattaaaataaaaattacactaatttgaagatatataaatcaaacccagaaaaaataaaattaataaaacaaatttttaatataataaactaatCCACTACACTTCTATTAATTCTATATACGTACACCTGAACGACACATTGTCtgtatttaaaacaatttttatttatctatctatctatattatagattcacttgaatggagaaaaaaaataatttaaaagtcACTTTAATAATCAAAGAATAAATTAacacatctaaaaaaattattattataaaacacttttttttttttaacattctaataaacccgtgcaacgcacgggttgaaCACCTAGTATATATTAACTGCAAGAATAACTAACAACACCTAAAGTtgtttaaatgaaaataaattcttAATTTACCTATTGCAATCTAATTTCtacaatgaacttaaaaaatgtTCTAAAATGAATGAACGACTTAAAGGAAATTCAATAGcaggtaaataaataaaatgctgCATCATGTTTCCCTGTGAAGGGACTTGTAGAGTACTGTAGTGACAAATTTCTGTTGAAACCTTTGAGTTGATCTTAGTGCGACAAATTGATCACCAACAGATTTGTATAGATGATTCGCGTGTGTGGGAAACTAGGGACTCGACCAGCATTACTTGTCGAAGCCTCTTCTGTTAATGTCACCGGTATTTGTGGTGGTAGTTCTGGCGGTGGCTTGTTGGATTCaatttcataatcatatatGTTGTCGTAACTAGATACCGGTGATGGTGGATCTGCAACTTCATTTTCTGCTCTTTGTGGGATATAATcctgtaaacaataaaataaccAGTAGAAGTTACAATTAAATCCCAACCTCTAAACTTACATAATGCATTTTCTTTACATATTGTTTGCAGGACAGTAGGTTTTGGTTCAACGGCGTCAATAGTTTTGTTCTCAACCTTACCAGTTTAACTTACATCTCATAGTAGCATAGGTTTGTTTTATGAGTGCTTTTCTAATCCAGTGTATTGTATTTTGAGGTAATTGCTTAAACCCCTTTCTTTTCGGTTTTTGGGTTGGTACCTTGTTCTGCGAGGTGAGTTCCCGGAAAAGGATTTCCTGCATTACAGCTCTGAACCGTCCAATCTGATAGACAGTCCAAATTGTTTTACTGTGTGAGTGATCTAGACCGTCCGATCTCAAATTAACAACTCATACTTATTACCGTGAGAAACAGCGTGAATGTTGGACAGCAGGGGATCCTGGTCCATGAGTTCCCCTCGGACTTCATCCCGTTTTGTGGGTAGTTTTTCATATGAAATTATATCCTACATGTACTTAGGCTATTTGTGCGGCCGGTGTGCAAATGTTAGTATGTTAGCAGGTACGTTAGTTTTCAGAATTTGAACCTTTGACGTTTAGCTTAAAACTCTTAGGTGTCCCTTAGCTCACCAGCCGAGCCACAGGACTATATTGGACACATGAATCAGTACATACAAAATACATATTCTCCTTTAAGCATAAGGAAACACATTCCTAGAACGATATAacaccaaatgttacaaaaaatagCACAGCAGCACGAAGGCAACGCTACAAACGCGATAAAGActaaattgaattgattttccTGCTACTGGTGATAGTTATAAACATCACATATGAATGTGTAATTGACTAGATCATGTGTATGTACAATATTTATGTATCAAAAAAGGTAAACCAAGAAATTACCTGCAAATCCAATATATTGTACTCAAAACCTGAATCTTGATTAAAACCTGATGGATATTCTGGAGCATGTGTCCAATGACCATCTACATTGAAACGGTAATAATAGATATCTATTGGAAGAGTTTTCTCAATGACAAAGTTATTTTCACCTACATTCTGCAATGCCTCCCTACGGAACAAAGAGTAAAAAATTGtcgtgatgatgatgatgtaaaataaagaattaattgcatatttgctCATTTAAGTTTACAGGTTGTCACGTGTAGTTTTAGAggaaattaacttaaaatttaacgaaaataaGGAACGTATGTTGACATCAGTAACGTAAGGATCAACTTAAAAgttttttaacataaaagaCCAAATAtgcttttaaataaataaaaaaaatgcaattaagcagaaaataaaataagaagtAAACAACTATTGGTTAATTACTCTGTTTGCCAGTTGTTCCATGATCCTGCAATAGTAACATTGATGCCTCCATGAAACCATGAGATCCTTACAGTTTTGTACCTTTGATGAATCACTGTTTCTACATATGACAGATGAGGTTGTGCCATCATTCCACCAGGTCTTTGCATGCCAGGAACCTTGAAATCAtgtatttcaaattcaattctgATTTTATTTTGCTTCAGTGTTAGAATATATATAGTACAATGTAAGAATAATCTATTTTCTAATAGAATCAATTTCTGATTTTATTTGCATCAATCTGATTATCACATATCATTAATTTCTACTTTTGGTACTTGGtggaacaattttattttttgttcaaatcTTGGTGTTTCACACTGTATATCTTTcttagcataaaaaaaaaaaaaaactgtatatctttcttaatttattttattttttcactcaatctttcttattatattttcactCAATCTTTCTAAACTATAATATAATCTAAATACATCGATTTTTTAATacctaacaatttttttacttgTAATAATTATCGGAGGGACTATATCAATTGAAATATTACTAACTAGAAGATTCATAGTTTTtattttggctttcaccaccagtttaatctggttcgggggtcagttctggcatcaagtggttccaacttccaaccccctcccgatcgcagttgcgggggatcgaactgtggtcctctcTTCGAAgtccagcgtcaatcaccactgaaccaactaacgattggttagaAGATTCATAGTTTAAACCCTATAGACTAAACATAATCCACTAGCATTTTgactataaataaaaacattactAACAAGTAATTAgatttaagtggttaatgagttttttGTAACACATCCTTTTGAAGAATCCCAATTTTATTCTCGAAGAGAAACAATTTTTGTATGAGATTTTTCTAATCCCTCGAT
This genomic interval from Trifolium pratense cultivar HEN17-A07 linkage group LG6, ARS_RC_1.1, whole genome shotgun sequence contains the following:
- the LOC123893010 gene encoding uncharacterized protein LOC123893010, which translates into the protein MSVQHLRNSRVSHLFLISFLFFFAYFPGLVLSAVVTLSSIEIFKTHEWLKPTPTVYFRCTGDNKTYLPDVKKKHLLYAFKGEESWQPLTEFIGRKCKRCGFYEEDRILSDDVFDEWELCPSDFAAPDGKYLRFSEKEFNATFLCPECLLFTTNVTVSAPEGNHKEKGMHTGVIILLTVLVSTVVIVVAIGAYKYWQKRKREQDQARFLKLFEDGDDLEDELGLGTII